The following are encoded in a window of Nocardioides houyundeii genomic DNA:
- a CDS encoding ABC transporter ATP-binding protein, which translates to MSDSVLTVRDLEITNTVTGAPLVHRVDLDLRRGQVLGIVGESGSGKTITIRAVLGILPHVLEITRGSIEILGRATTSFSAQDWIDTRGTVISAVFQDPGSYLNPSIRMGKQVQEVLRVKKGLSRAEARAETLRLFEAVHLRDPELVYQQYTHELSGGMLQRVLIAAAIALGPEVLIADEATTALDVTVQAEILDLLVELKEREGLSLVVISHDLAVVAQLCDDVLVMRDGEVIEHGTAEAVLRSPQHEYTQLLIAEHERYGLDYFFAKHALASSRKVATYA; encoded by the coding sequence ATGTCTGACAGCGTTCTCACCGTGCGGGACCTCGAGATCACCAACACGGTGACGGGAGCACCGCTCGTCCACCGGGTGGACCTCGACCTGCGGCGGGGCCAGGTGCTGGGCATCGTCGGCGAGTCCGGAAGCGGCAAGACGATCACGATCCGCGCCGTGCTCGGCATCCTGCCGCACGTCCTGGAGATCACCCGCGGCTCCATCGAGATCCTGGGCCGAGCGACGACCAGCTTCAGCGCCCAGGACTGGATCGACACCCGAGGCACCGTCATCTCGGCGGTGTTCCAGGACCCGGGCTCCTACCTCAACCCCTCCATCCGCATGGGCAAGCAGGTCCAGGAGGTGCTGCGCGTCAAGAAGGGCCTGTCCCGTGCCGAGGCGCGGGCCGAGACCCTGCGTCTCTTCGAGGCAGTGCACCTGCGCGACCCCGAGCTGGTCTACCAGCAGTACACCCACGAGCTGTCCGGCGGCATGCTGCAGCGGGTGCTGATCGCCGCGGCCATCGCGCTGGGACCCGAGGTCCTCATCGCCGACGAGGCCACCACCGCCCTGGACGTGACCGTGCAGGCCGAGATCCTCGACCTCCTCGTGGAGCTCAAGGAGAGGGAGGGGCTCTCCCTCGTGGTGATCTCCCACGACCTGGCGGTCGTCGCCCAGCTGTGCGACGACGTCCTGGTGATGCGGGACGGGGAGGTCATCGAGCATGGCACCGCCGAGGCCGTGCTGCGCTCCCCGCAGCACGAGTACACCCAGCTGCTCATCGCCGAGCACGAGCGGTACGGGCTCGACTACTTCTTCGCCAAGCACGCCCTCGCCTCGTCACGGAAGGTCGCCACCTATGCCTGA
- a CDS encoding ABC transporter ATP-binding protein gives MPDLPRTRPLLALERIDVHYGRGRTSTHVIHDVSLQVARGEIVGLIGESGSGKSTIARAVLGLVGLSGGDIHVDGEHVNVHSRAQRRAFRRRGVVQYVFQDPLRSLDGDVSIGDSIAEPLRIRGGLSRAAVKEKVREYAGKARLDVQLLDCYPAEISGGQRQRAAIARALITEPKLLILDEPVSALDAATRVRIIDGLTALRDEGIGMLYISHDLGSVAGVTDRTVVLSQGVVVESGRTQDVVTDPQHLYTRLLVGSAPLLSGEALTRHERNELRRQLSQAFLDSDEARDQGPSLRT, from the coding sequence ATGCCTGACCTGCCCCGCACCCGTCCGCTGCTCGCCCTCGAGCGCATCGACGTGCACTACGGCCGTGGCCGCACCAGCACTCACGTCATCCATGACGTGAGCCTCCAGGTCGCCCGCGGCGAGATCGTCGGACTCATCGGGGAGAGCGGCTCGGGCAAGTCCACGATCGCGCGCGCGGTCCTCGGCCTGGTGGGGCTCAGCGGCGGTGACATCCATGTCGACGGTGAGCACGTCAACGTCCACTCGCGGGCCCAGCGCCGCGCCTTCCGGCGCCGCGGCGTCGTGCAGTACGTCTTCCAGGATCCGCTGCGCAGCCTCGACGGCGACGTCTCGATCGGCGACTCGATCGCGGAGCCGCTCCGCATCCGCGGCGGCCTGTCCCGGGCGGCGGTCAAGGAGAAGGTCCGCGAGTACGCCGGCAAGGCCCGGCTCGACGTTCAGCTGCTCGACTGCTATCCGGCCGAGATCTCGGGTGGGCAGCGACAGCGCGCGGCCATCGCACGGGCGCTGATCACCGAGCCCAAGCTGCTGATCCTCGACGAGCCCGTGAGCGCGCTCGACGCGGCGACCCGGGTGCGGATCATCGACGGTCTGACCGCCCTGCGCGACGAGGGCATCGGCATGCTCTACATCTCCCACGACCTCGGCTCGGTGGCCGGCGTGACTGACCGCACCGTGGTGCTGAGCCAGGGAGTCGTGGTGGAGTCCGGCCGCACCCAGGACGTGGTCACCGACCCGCAGCACCTCTACACCAGGCTGCTCGTCGGCTCGGCGCCGCTGCTCTCGGGGGAGGCGCTGACCCGGCATGAGCGCAACGAGCTTCGCAGGCAGCTGAGTCAGGCCTTCTTGGACAGCGACGAGGCCAGGGACCAGGGCCCTAGTCTTCGGACATGA
- a CDS encoding LLM class flavin-dependent oxidoreductase, producing MTDYGHDLLFGTFVTPTNQPVHHAVEQAIVADRAGLDLVTFQDHPYVAKFHDTWTLIAYAAARTERIHLSANVTNLPLRPPAVLARSVATADLLSGGRVELGIGAGAFWDGVEAMGGPRRTAGESIAALEEAVTIIRGIWDTDQPGGLSVTGTHYSVSGAKRGPAPAHHPGIWIGAYKPRMLDLTGRVADGWLPSLPYLPGGAADLTAMNKHIDEGVESAGRDPRAVRRFLNISGAFARTSTGVLQGPPEQWVEELTDIALTYGTSGFILPSDDTATTELFAAEVAPAVRREVAAARA from the coding sequence ATGACCGACTACGGACACGACCTGCTTTTCGGCACCTTCGTCACCCCGACCAACCAGCCGGTCCACCACGCGGTGGAGCAGGCGATCGTGGCCGACCGGGCCGGCCTGGACCTGGTCACCTTCCAGGACCACCCGTACGTCGCGAAGTTCCACGACACCTGGACCTTGATCGCCTACGCCGCGGCCCGTACCGAGCGGATCCACCTCAGCGCCAACGTAACCAACCTGCCGCTGCGCCCGCCCGCCGTGCTCGCCCGCAGCGTCGCCACGGCCGACCTGCTCTCCGGCGGACGCGTCGAGCTCGGCATCGGCGCCGGTGCCTTCTGGGACGGCGTGGAGGCCATGGGCGGGCCTCGGCGGACCGCTGGCGAGTCGATCGCGGCCCTGGAGGAGGCGGTCACCATCATCCGCGGCATCTGGGACACCGACCAGCCGGGCGGCCTGAGCGTCACCGGCACCCACTACTCGGTCAGCGGCGCCAAGCGCGGACCGGCGCCGGCCCACCACCCCGGCATCTGGATCGGCGCCTACAAGCCACGCATGCTGGACCTGACCGGCCGGGTCGCCGACGGCTGGCTGCCCTCCCTGCCCTACCTGCCCGGCGGCGCCGCCGACCTCACCGCCATGAACAAGCACATCGACGAGGGCGTCGAGTCCGCCGGGCGGGACCCCCGTGCCGTACGACGCTTCCTCAACATCTCCGGCGCCTTCGCCCGCACCAGCACCGGCGTCCTCCAGGGCCCGCCCGAGCAGTGGGTCGAGGAGCTCACCGACATCGCCCTCACCTACGGCACCAGCGGGTTCATCCTCCCCTCCGACGACACCGCCACCACCGAGCTGTTCGCGGCCGAGGTGGCCCCCGCCGTACGACGTGAGGTCGCCGCGGCGCGCGCCTGA